From a single Sinorhizobium sp. RAC02 genomic region:
- a CDS encoding nucleotide-binding protein → MLSGFWAPEGQLKRSKRVFIVHGHDDNMKLSVSNFLMAIGLEPVILADQVNAGKTIIEKFERNADVGYAVVLLSPDDYSPEGGDGRARQNVILEWGYFIGRLGRSHVCALKRGHVELPSDIIGMVWENFDEYGGWRTRLVKELIEAGVAVDEHKARMA, encoded by the coding sequence ATGCTCAGTGGGTTTTGGGCGCCTGAGGGCCAACTGAAGCGTTCAAAGCGGGTTTTCATTGTGCACGGCCACGACGACAACATGAAGCTCTCCGTTTCTAACTTTCTGATGGCCATCGGTCTGGAGCCAGTCATTCTGGCTGACCAGGTGAATGCCGGGAAAACGATCATTGAAAAGTTCGAACGAAATGCTGATGTCGGCTACGCCGTCGTCCTGCTTTCGCCCGATGACTACAGCCCCGAGGGGGGTGATGGACGCGCGCGCCAGAACGTCATACTCGAGTGGGGCTACTTTATCGGTAGACTCGGCCGGTCGCATGTCTGCGCGCTGAAGCGCGGTCATGTCGAGTTGCCGTCGGACATCATCGGGATGGTCTGGGAGAACTTCGACGAATACGGCGGCTGGAGGACACGTCTGGTCAAGGAGTTGATCGAGGCGGGGGTCGCGGTCGACGAGCACAAAGCGCGAATGGCATGA
- a CDS encoding AAA family ATPase, whose translation MQEKAFDQWLQQGDADSEKARRTRIQALKRIERNLASLGSPHSDLDAAWRDDRLEHLRRRIKEFRADFANGGSHFKILMPEATNPSGRLANWRSWLVQYGKFLSGEPRGDKDADRIRQYVLEHYIEAARENDETTVEVLVRDVNEALGLNQAWPNICQALTRPKFMELAEVEPPEQIGRDMSSATIFRFHLFGAPDLGRTSDRPFVLFDASGASFKPVRNGNRQTGRSSFRIKPAGASNLTEEALEVDTIAEIAKAMIVDRLPARTQSTAGGVVNYLAYGKQKLVRYELDPDIARQIGVPSQGSAQDGEPADISLPLRESNLEAPMNQPTNLILYGPPGTGKTFATAQEAVRLCGEAVPEDRAQLMAIYRQLLEAGRIEFVTFHQSVAYEDFVEGLRPTQTTDEGGAGFELKVVQGVFRRIARRAETSTGSGNVHYSLDGRQVFKMSIGEAFSSEDAHLFEEAIEGGYTLLGFEEIDWTGGKYSSREAIIEAVRAEGTRGGEPNASSGRVQMPFIFRNGLRKGDIIVVSKGNSLFRAIGEVSGDYNFAPREGGGYAHRKPVRWLWIDRAGVPVSEIYGRSFSQKSIYLLDNSDLNRPALERYIASQQSTGSGKPESFVLIIDEINRANISKVFGELITLLEPDKRLGQQNALKVRLPYSAEMFGVPSNLHIIGTMNTADRSIALLDTALRRRFEFKELMPDASVLSQVDGIDLPSLLNTINERIEYLFDREHQIGHAYFFDCRTREDVEAVVRYKVIPLLVEYFYEDWSKVAAVLGDAAESEGSREGRFIDRVRLIPPNGMAQDEETSTRYRWKVRQTFSFDEFSPS comes from the coding sequence GTGCAGGAAAAAGCATTCGATCAATGGCTTCAGCAGGGTGATGCTGATTCTGAGAAGGCGCGGAGAACCCGCATTCAAGCGCTCAAAAGGATCGAGAGAAACCTTGCTAGTCTGGGGTCGCCGCATTCTGATCTCGATGCTGCGTGGCGGGACGACCGCCTTGAGCATCTACGCCGCCGAATCAAGGAGTTCCGCGCGGACTTCGCCAATGGCGGCAGCCACTTTAAGATACTTATGCCTGAGGCTACCAACCCAAGTGGCCGACTGGCCAACTGGAGATCTTGGCTTGTACAGTACGGCAAATTTCTCAGCGGAGAGCCGCGAGGGGACAAGGACGCTGACAGAATTCGGCAGTACGTCCTTGAGCATTACATTGAAGCAGCCCGCGAAAACGATGAGACTACGGTCGAGGTGCTGGTTAGAGATGTCAATGAGGCCTTGGGTCTGAACCAGGCCTGGCCAAATATATGCCAAGCGCTTACCCGCCCCAAATTCATGGAACTGGCCGAAGTCGAGCCACCTGAACAAATAGGGCGAGATATGAGCTCCGCGACGATCTTCAGGTTCCATCTGTTTGGTGCCCCGGATCTCGGACGTACCAGTGACCGCCCCTTCGTCCTCTTCGACGCGTCTGGTGCCTCATTCAAACCGGTGAGAAACGGCAACCGACAGACGGGGAGATCGTCGTTCCGCATCAAACCAGCCGGTGCCAGCAACCTCACCGAGGAGGCGCTGGAGGTCGACACGATCGCCGAAATTGCCAAGGCCATGATCGTGGATCGGCTACCCGCCAGAACTCAGTCGACTGCCGGCGGGGTCGTCAATTACCTCGCATACGGCAAACAAAAGCTTGTGCGTTATGAACTTGACCCGGATATTGCAAGGCAGATCGGCGTGCCGTCACAAGGCAGCGCCCAGGATGGTGAACCTGCGGACATTTCCTTGCCGCTCCGGGAGAGCAATTTGGAGGCGCCGATGAACCAGCCGACCAACCTGATCCTCTACGGACCTCCTGGCACCGGGAAGACTTTCGCGACGGCGCAGGAAGCCGTTAGGTTGTGCGGCGAGGCCGTGCCTGAAGATCGAGCCCAACTGATGGCGATATATCGGCAGTTGCTCGAGGCCGGTCGTATAGAATTCGTCACCTTCCACCAATCTGTCGCCTATGAGGATTTCGTTGAGGGACTGCGACCGACCCAGACCACTGATGAGGGTGGGGCCGGCTTTGAGCTGAAAGTCGTCCAGGGTGTCTTCCGTCGTATTGCTAGGAGAGCGGAAACAAGTACCGGCTCGGGCAACGTTCACTATTCCTTGGACGGGCGCCAGGTCTTCAAGATGTCCATCGGTGAGGCTTTTAGCTCGGAAGATGCCCATCTGTTCGAGGAGGCGATCGAGGGCGGTTACACGCTTCTGGGATTCGAAGAGATCGACTGGACTGGCGGGAAGTATTCTAGTCGCGAGGCTATCATCGAGGCGGTTCGCGCGGAGGGGACGCGTGGCGGAGAGCCCAACGCATCGAGCGGTCGCGTGCAAATGCCGTTCATTTTCCGCAATGGCCTGCGGAAGGGTGACATCATTGTGGTGTCAAAGGGCAACAGCCTCTTCCGCGCCATCGGAGAGGTCAGCGGTGACTACAACTTCGCGCCCCGCGAAGGTGGCGGTTATGCGCATCGCAAGCCTGTTCGATGGCTGTGGATTGATCGCGCCGGCGTCCCGGTTAGCGAAATCTATGGCCGGAGTTTCAGCCAGAAATCGATCTATCTGCTTGATAACTCGGATTTGAACCGACCCGCGCTCGAGCGATACATCGCGAGTCAGCAGAGCACTGGCAGCGGGAAGCCAGAGTCGTTCGTGCTCATTATTGACGAGATCAACCGGGCCAACATCTCGAAGGTGTTCGGCGAACTGATCACCCTGCTGGAGCCGGACAAGCGGTTGGGGCAGCAGAACGCGCTGAAGGTAAGGCTCCCTTATTCGGCTGAAATGTTCGGCGTGCCCTCCAATCTCCACATCATAGGGACGATGAACACTGCCGATCGGTCAATCGCCCTCCTTGACACTGCACTACGGCGTCGGTTCGAGTTCAAGGAATTAATGCCCGACGCCTCGGTCCTCAGTCAGGTCGACGGCATCGACCTCCCCAGCTTGCTGAATACCATCAACGAGCGGATTGAGTACCTCTTCGACCGCGAGCACCAGATAGGCCATGCATACTTCTTTGACTGTAGGACTCGCGAAGATGTTGAAGCCGTCGTGCGGTACAAGGTAATCCCGCTACTGGTCGAATACTTCTATGAGGACTGGTCAAAGGTCGCGGCAGTCCTCGGCGACGCTGCAGAAAGCGAGGGCAGCCGGGAGGGACGATTTATAGATCGTGTTCGCCTGATACCGCCCAACGGCATGGCACAGGATGAGGAAACCAGTACCCGATACCGGTGGAAGGTGCGGCAGACGTTCTCCTTCGACGAGTTCTCCCCGTCATGA
- a CDS encoding KTSC domain-containing protein: MERQPVTSGSLAEVGYDPELETLEVQFRHGGIYQYFNVPAFMNERLMTADSLGRFFNAEIKGHFPEAKL; this comes from the coding sequence ATGGAAAGACAGCCTGTAACCTCCGGCAGTTTGGCCGAGGTTGGATATGACCCCGAGCTGGAGACGCTCGAGGTCCAATTCAGGCACGGCGGGATTTATCAATATTTCAACGTGCCTGCGTTCATGAACGAGCGTCTGATGACCGCGGACTCACTAGGTCGGTTTTTCAACGCGGAAATCAAAGGTCATTTCCCCGAGGCTAAGCTCTAG
- a CDS encoding calcium-binding protein, with protein sequence MAEFSVFGAAGVDMRNIDFHLIYGADLAESGPGDYESEWLNFVDAVSYPEIAYELRGWFVYSVDELTLDVDFLSSSYVSFIRASWMETDDDLDFIEGLYEIKGFELNYTYFDGSMTSESVAEIIFQYSDRIDGSSGSDYLMGYGGRDTLFGDGGNDTLNGGSGSDVMLGDTGDDVYIVDSYRDVAWEYENDGLDTVKSSVSYELSNNVERLILTGIEDADATGNALANSLVGNVANNVLDGKSGADTMSGGKGNDTYVLDNAGDVVIEAAGGGTDLVKSSVSWTMGANVDKVALIGSANISAAGNTLNNTMLGNTGNNSLNGGAGNDAIGGGNGNDKLYGGLGNDMLTGGAGKDTFVFHTALNASTNIDKITDFSRADDVMQIDNALFLGLAAGQLASSMFKDVTLGPKDASDRILYNSDTGSLFFDRDGSGSTYAAVKFATLSGTPTLTAADFFVI encoded by the coding sequence ATGGCAGAATTCTCAGTGTTTGGCGCCGCTGGCGTCGATATGCGAAACATTGATTTCCATTTAATTTATGGCGCAGATTTAGCAGAGTCTGGGCCAGGCGACTACGAATCTGAGTGGCTCAATTTTGTTGACGCGGTGTCTTACCCGGAAATCGCATATGAATTGCGCGGCTGGTTCGTTTACTCTGTCGATGAACTGACACTAGATGTAGATTTTTTGTCGTCGTCGTATGTTTCCTTTATAAGAGCTTCATGGATGGAAACTGATGATGATCTCGATTTCATTGAGGGACTCTACGAGATCAAAGGATTTGAGCTAAACTACACTTATTTCGACGGGAGCATGACGTCCGAGAGTGTGGCCGAGATTATTTTTCAGTACTCTGACAGGATAGACGGTTCTTCAGGTAGTGACTATCTGATGGGGTACGGAGGCCGAGACACGCTGTTTGGCGACGGGGGCAATGACACCCTTAATGGCGGCAGCGGCTCGGACGTCATGCTGGGCGATACTGGGGACGACGTTTACATCGTCGATTCGTATCGGGACGTCGCGTGGGAATACGAGAATGACGGCCTAGATACAGTCAAAAGCTCCGTAAGCTATGAACTCTCAAACAACGTCGAGCGCTTGATCCTTACTGGAATAGAGGACGCGGATGCTACGGGTAATGCTCTTGCGAATTCCCTGGTAGGCAATGTCGCGAACAATGTCCTGGACGGCAAATCTGGTGCCGACACAATGTCCGGCGGCAAGGGCAACGACACCTATGTCCTCGACAACGCCGGCGACGTCGTGATCGAGGCTGCGGGAGGCGGCACGGATTTGGTTAAGTCCTCGGTCAGTTGGACCATGGGCGCCAATGTCGATAAGGTAGCCCTGATCGGTTCAGCGAACATCAGCGCCGCCGGAAATACCCTCAACAACACCATGCTCGGGAACACCGGCAACAATTCCCTCAACGGCGGCGCAGGCAACGACGCGATCGGTGGTGGCAACGGCAATGATAAGCTCTACGGCGGGCTCGGCAACGATATGCTCACGGGCGGAGCAGGCAAAGACACTTTCGTTTTCCATACTGCTCTGAACGCGAGCACAAACATCGACAAGATCACGGACTTCAGTCGTGCCGATGACGTGATGCAGATCGACAATGCGCTCTTTCTCGGCCTTGCGGCCGGCCAATTGGCGTCAAGCATGTTCAAGGATGTCACGCTGGGGCCGAAGGACGCCAGTGACCGCATCCTCTACAACTCCGACACCGGGAGCCTGTTCTTCGACCGTGACGGTTCTGGAAGCACGTACGCCGCGGTGAAGTTCGCGACGTTGTCGGGAACACCAACGCTGACAGCTGCTGACTTCTTTGTAATCTGA
- a CDS encoding dehydrogenase encodes MRPLERQREETSEIDEALAWHDGNARAAIATLLADCAYLRWQLELAGRALSPGFTRGWRPHTDRE; translated from the coding sequence GTGCGCCCGCTTGAAAGACAACGAGAAGAGACCAGCGAGATCGACGAGGCGCTGGCTTGGCACGATGGGAACGCCCGCGCTGCAATTGCCACTCTGCTGGCGGATTGCGCTTATTTGCGCTGGCAGCTTGAGCTTGCCGGGCGGGCCTTGAGTCCCGGCTTTACCCGCGGCTGGCGGCCACACACCGACCGGGAGTGA
- a CDS encoding SIR2 family protein — protein MAALRTIIAQGRKRIGLLVGAGASAGMAKPDGTYPLIPAVVGLTDQVLTTLAPTYEQQINGLKAELAQHDIETILSRIRSLSKVIGSAKVHDLDGPGFATFGEAICTEIGKIVDVRLPETGSAYANLVKWITGTMRDYPVEIFTTNYDLLFEEAFESVRAPYFDGFTGGREPFFDPVSVSRSDLPARWTRLWKLHGSLGWRASPKGEVIRTGQSSASHLVFPEHLKYDQTQKAPYAALLDRLRAFLLTPDTLLVSIGFSFADAHIAARLDEALAANPSSSVFAFQYKVIEEEGPACDLARRLPNFSVYARDQAKVNGIRGAWKAPVELPNRDWGPIRSTYLDSDGNFTLGAIESFARFFAASRSVQAFPIPPAPTATAAVMPPPTATGA, from the coding sequence ATGGCTGCACTTCGGACGATTATCGCTCAGGGCCGCAAGCGGATCGGGCTGTTGGTTGGCGCCGGAGCTTCTGCGGGCATGGCGAAACCTGATGGCACTTATCCCCTTATCCCAGCGGTCGTGGGGCTAACTGATCAAGTTCTCACCACGCTCGCACCCACCTATGAACAACAGATCAATGGCCTGAAAGCGGAACTTGCGCAGCACGACATCGAGACGATCCTTTCTCGAATTCGCTCTTTGAGCAAAGTGATCGGATCGGCAAAAGTCCACGACCTTGATGGCCCGGGCTTTGCCACTTTCGGCGAAGCGATCTGCACCGAGATCGGCAAGATCGTGGACGTCCGATTGCCGGAGACCGGATCGGCTTATGCTAATCTCGTGAAGTGGATCACGGGCACAATGCGTGACTATCCTGTCGAGATTTTCACCACGAACTACGACTTGCTGTTCGAAGAGGCGTTCGAGTCCGTGCGAGCGCCGTATTTCGATGGCTTCACGGGCGGCCGTGAACCGTTCTTTGACCCCGTATCAGTGTCGCGCAGCGACCTTCCCGCGCGATGGACCCGGCTATGGAAGCTCCATGGCTCACTCGGCTGGCGTGCGAGCCCAAAGGGGGAAGTGATCCGGACGGGCCAAAGCTCGGCAAGTCACCTCGTCTTCCCCGAACATCTCAAATACGATCAGACACAGAAAGCGCCATACGCAGCGTTGCTCGATCGCCTTCGTGCGTTCTTGCTCACTCCAGATACGTTGCTGGTCTCTATCGGCTTCTCCTTTGCCGACGCACATATCGCAGCCCGGTTGGATGAAGCGCTCGCAGCGAATCCATCCTCAAGCGTCTTCGCGTTCCAGTACAAGGTTATTGAGGAGGAGGGGCCAGCATGCGATCTCGCGCGCCGCCTGCCGAATTTTAGCGTTTACGCGCGTGACCAGGCCAAAGTGAACGGCATCCGCGGTGCATGGAAAGCACCGGTCGAACTTCCGAATAGGGATTGGGGGCCGATAAGGTCGACCTATCTCGATAGTGACGGAAACTTCACCCTTGGCGCAATCGAATCCTTCGCCCGGTTCTTCGCGGCTTCGCGCTCGGTCCAAGCTTTTCCCATACCACCGGCGCCGACAGCAACAGCGGCTGTAATGCCACCGCCAACCGCCACGGGGGCCTGA
- a CDS encoding SANT/Myb-like DNA-binding domain-containing protein has translation METAGYAQETACEKQGKPTLLIWKSGSIALSSSEEVRIMSLAYFARNVASGERARKKMRREGVNMSGDKLWSAVEDELIKRLYPNYVAILTELPHRTYSACRTRARTLGVVKERPPYTAKELSIVRRLYPAGDREKLLALLPGRTWDQVGDLAKRHGIRRAPKLFKPTGVVVLDQIRARCRELNYTMPDLDKMIRSKGYFKKANWCKGHIHHRDIGRAVSALFGDVKAEWK, from the coding sequence GTGGAAACCGCCGGATACGCCCAGGAGACAGCCTGTGAAAAACAAGGAAAACCGACTCTTTTGATTTGGAAAAGCGGGTCGATTGCGCTCTCCTCCAGCGAGGAGGTGCGGATCATGTCACTTGCTTATTTCGCTCGAAATGTTGCTTCAGGGGAGCGTGCGCGGAAAAAGATGAGGCGGGAGGGGGTGAACATGAGTGGCGACAAGCTTTGGTCTGCTGTTGAGGATGAACTTATAAAGCGTCTTTATCCAAACTACGTCGCCATACTTACAGAGTTGCCTCATCGCACGTACTCCGCTTGTCGCACTCGCGCGAGAACTCTGGGGGTTGTAAAAGAAAGACCTCCCTACACGGCAAAGGAGCTATCGATTGTGCGGCGCCTGTACCCTGCGGGAGACAGGGAGAAACTTTTGGCGCTTCTGCCGGGCCGTACGTGGGATCAAGTGGGCGATTTGGCTAAACGTCATGGCATTCGTCGCGCCCCAAAATTATTCAAGCCCACCGGTGTTGTCGTGCTTGACCAAATCCGAGCACGGTGCCGCGAATTGAACTACACCATGCCAGATCTTGATAAGATGATTAGAAGTAAGGGGTACTTCAAGAAAGCCAATTGGTGCAAAGGTCATATCCACCACCGTGATATAGGCCGTGCAGTGTCCGCGCTATTTGGAGACGTGAAGGCTGAGTGGAAATAG
- a CDS encoding DUF2971 domain-containing protein has translation MSDELTTRDIDAPEGEDVPWMPPPLFKYVRLDRALAILKGRDIRFTQPRFLNDPHELSVEINPQSLTRDYYEHLVGAGVPPERAADMACGNVDSLVIKRVAWVMTEREKLGVLSLCDTADNMLLWAHYADEHRGAVLELDVSDLIVKRQAPDEIQAMAQVSYSDERIDFVGRGLPLWMTLNYKSAAWAYEREWRLYRSLSALRHKTGDIYVAELPPIAVKRIIFGARAVPIEEDTIRFIQGSADHQHIRIEKAMFSHGLVGLDFKSAGEFAGAILHGEHHFGDNWRQLRQWVDLSKMEAAEKGVGLPPLP, from the coding sequence ATGAGTGACGAGCTTACCACGCGCGACATCGACGCTCCGGAAGGCGAAGACGTGCCTTGGATGCCGCCGCCGTTGTTCAAATATGTACGGCTCGACAGAGCGTTGGCGATCCTCAAAGGTCGGGACATCCGGTTCACCCAGCCTCGCTTCCTGAACGATCCCCATGAGTTGAGTGTGGAGATCAACCCGCAAAGCCTGACCCGAGATTACTACGAGCATTTGGTGGGAGCGGGCGTGCCGCCCGAGCGTGCCGCCGATATGGCGTGCGGAAACGTCGATAGCCTCGTGATCAAACGGGTCGCCTGGGTAATGACCGAACGCGAGAAGCTTGGTGTGCTGTCGCTGTGCGACACCGCGGACAATATGCTGCTTTGGGCGCATTACGCCGACGAGCACCGTGGTGCTGTACTCGAACTCGATGTCAGTGACCTGATCGTCAAGCGTCAGGCACCGGACGAGATCCAGGCGATGGCGCAGGTCAGCTATAGCGACGAGCGCATCGATTTCGTCGGCCGCGGCCTTCCGCTCTGGATGACGCTAAATTACAAAAGCGCTGCCTGGGCCTATGAGCGCGAGTGGCGGCTCTACCGCTCGCTTTCGGCCTTGCGGCACAAGACGGGCGATATCTATGTCGCCGAACTGCCGCCGATCGCGGTTAAGCGCATCATCTTCGGCGCAAGAGCGGTGCCCATTGAAGAGGACACGATCCGGTTCATCCAGGGGAGTGCAGATCACCAGCACATCCGCATCGAAAAGGCGATGTTCAGTCATGGTCTAGTCGGGCTGGATTTTAAGAGCGCTGGAGAGTTCGCAGGGGCGATCCTGCACGGCGAACACCACTTCGGCGACAATTGGCGCCAGCTTCGCCAATGGGTAGATTTGTCCAAGATGGAAGCCGCGGAAAAGGGCGTGGGACTGCCGCCACTGCCCTGA
- a CDS encoding DUF4062 domain-containing protein: protein MSSKLRVFVSSTMKDLGDARRAVAERLRMLNLEPVNAEDMNPDGRSSWDVIRSEIDTSDLFILLSGESYGWIPTTGPGGGEGQSVTHMEAHYANSLRLPILPFFKRLSYDSPRDTHDANARDAFRREVGDWEAGRFRQEFDWIDELSRKVGNTLLDLFQSSLLREMAARPRPRPRFLTGGPRVAFERVPLPEGFVGRDPVLFAGAGVSVSSGLPTAAVMTELFGSRLSLDADGESLLARHRFADVASVLERRFGRAELERTVVQAFDTAQGAVPTAGHLAAVSTFRHIVTTNYDDLFERACLAKDVKYTVRSPHGEIRGAGSEVTIFQVDGWIGFPSALVITEDDAARARKDNQYWDDVASAIGGRPVVIVGHSLRDENARRVLTRRGGGPALYVSLIDDPMDQIVRERFGLATCIASADDFLQSFEAATHASGEQAMNHLACLPTGPFG from the coding sequence TTGTCCAGCAAGTTACGCGTGTTCGTAAGTAGCACGATGAAGGATCTCGGTGACGCGCGGCGAGCAGTGGCCGAGCGCCTACGAATGTTGAACCTAGAACCCGTTAACGCCGAGGACATGAATCCGGATGGTCGCTCAAGTTGGGATGTGATCCGATCTGAGATCGATACGTCTGATCTTTTCATTCTGTTGAGCGGCGAGAGCTATGGCTGGATCCCAACCACTGGACCTGGAGGGGGAGAGGGCCAGTCGGTGACGCACATGGAGGCGCACTATGCGAACTCATTAAGGCTCCCGATTCTACCATTCTTCAAGCGCCTTTCCTACGATTCACCTCGCGATACCCATGACGCGAATGCGCGGGATGCTTTCCGGCGTGAGGTCGGCGATTGGGAGGCTGGCCGATTTCGACAGGAGTTCGACTGGATTGACGAACTCAGCAGAAAGGTCGGCAACACTTTGCTCGACCTTTTTCAGAGCTCGTTGCTTCGCGAGATGGCGGCTCGGCCGCGACCTAGGCCTCGCTTCCTGACCGGAGGGCCTCGCGTTGCTTTCGAGAGGGTGCCTCTACCGGAAGGTTTCGTCGGCCGCGACCCTGTGCTCTTCGCAGGCGCCGGAGTGTCAGTTTCTTCGGGTTTGCCTACAGCGGCGGTCATGACTGAGTTGTTCGGATCTCGGCTTTCGCTGGATGCGGATGGCGAGAGCCTCCTTGCGCGCCATCGTTTCGCCGATGTGGCGTCGGTGCTTGAACGCCGCTTCGGCCGTGCCGAGCTGGAACGCACGGTTGTCCAGGCGTTCGACACGGCGCAGGGGGCCGTGCCGACAGCGGGGCATCTTGCAGCAGTTTCTACGTTCCGCCACATCGTAACTACCAACTACGACGACCTCTTCGAGCGAGCCTGCCTAGCCAAAGACGTAAAGTACACTGTCCGTTCCCCGCACGGTGAAATCAGAGGTGCCGGGTCAGAGGTGACAATCTTTCAGGTGGATGGGTGGATTGGGTTTCCTTCTGCACTGGTTATAACTGAGGATGACGCCGCGCGCGCGCGCAAAGACAATCAATATTGGGACGATGTGGCTTCCGCGATCGGCGGCCGCCCAGTCGTGATAGTGGGCCATTCGCTACGTGATGAAAATGCTCGGCGCGTGCTGACTCGGCGTGGCGGCGGTCCTGCCCTGTATGTTTCGCTAATCGATGACCCAATGGACCAGATTGTCCGCGAACGGTTCGGCCTGGCGACCTGCATTGCCAGTGCGGACGACTTTCTCCAGTCCTTTGAAGCCGCTACTCACGCTTCCGGCGAGCAGGCAATGAACCACCTAGCCTGCCTCCCAACAGGACCATTTGGGTAG
- a CDS encoding ATP-binding protein, with protein sequence MNAPTLLGHVGSVAGATVSVRQFEGVASGIAIIGGRSYRVGQVGSFVRIPQGYHDLYAIISEVGASATPATLTDALDRGERWLTVQLVGEIVEASFERGISQYPNVNDEVHLVTEEDLSKIYGAEFAGQVVVGRLANAESIPVRLDLDKLVTRHSAVLGSTGAGKSTTVASLLRSISAPGEAGFPSARILLLDIHGEYARALGDNAEIFRVTPGDGEKQLVIPYWALRPNEILNFLCGKMDDRATTAILDKIFTAKSTIAQADNLPGVDLNSMTVDSPIAYSLRSLWLELIDPEVKTWLDQAKTQPAIVLPGNAATLRPPTYQPHTTTNTAPYQNNIGVLGIRKQLDRMRSRMLDRQFEFLLKPGDWEPDLTGHVANDLPALLESWIGHDKAITVLDLSGIPTAVLLDLIGAILSIIYEALFWGRAHDGGGRKRPQLVVMEEAHRYLGREADNPAREMVQRIAKEGRKFGIGAMIVSQRPSEIDDTILSQCGTFIALRLTNSTDRSKVQAALPDNLSGIADSLSVLRTGEAIITGEAARLPVRCRITLPPKDRRPDSEDPLVAESWKRPRGTEDYDQLVAVWRAQDPKWKPPEKSENEGEN encoded by the coding sequence ATGAACGCTCCAACCCTTCTCGGTCATGTCGGCTCTGTCGCGGGTGCGACCGTAAGCGTGCGCCAGTTTGAGGGCGTGGCCTCGGGCATCGCAATCATTGGAGGACGGAGCTATCGTGTCGGTCAGGTCGGTAGCTTCGTGCGCATACCGCAAGGGTATCATGACCTCTACGCGATTATATCCGAGGTTGGAGCAAGTGCGACACCAGCGACGCTGACGGATGCGCTCGACCGAGGCGAACGATGGCTGACCGTTCAGCTAGTCGGGGAGATTGTCGAGGCATCGTTCGAGCGGGGCATCAGCCAATATCCAAACGTGAACGATGAGGTGCATCTCGTCACAGAGGAGGATCTTTCCAAGATCTACGGTGCAGAGTTTGCCGGGCAGGTAGTGGTGGGGCGACTCGCGAACGCGGAGAGCATCCCGGTCCGCCTAGACCTCGACAAGTTGGTCACACGCCACAGCGCCGTTCTCGGCTCGACAGGGGCGGGCAAGTCAACGACCGTCGCCAGCTTGTTGCGATCAATTTCGGCGCCGGGCGAAGCGGGCTTTCCCAGTGCGCGCATCCTCCTGCTCGATATCCACGGCGAATATGCCCGCGCGCTCGGCGACAACGCCGAGATTTTTCGGGTCACGCCTGGAGACGGCGAGAAGCAACTCGTCATACCGTACTGGGCACTGCGGCCGAACGAAATCCTCAACTTCCTGTGCGGGAAGATGGACGATCGTGCGACGACCGCAATCCTCGACAAGATCTTCACGGCAAAAAGCACGATAGCGCAGGCAGACAATTTGCCGGGCGTCGACTTGAATTCAATGACCGTCGACAGCCCGATCGCTTACAGCTTGCGAAGTCTGTGGCTCGAGCTGATCGATCCAGAGGTCAAAACCTGGCTTGATCAAGCAAAAACCCAGCCGGCTATCGTCCTCCCCGGCAACGCGGCTACACTTCGACCGCCGACCTACCAGCCGCACACTACGACGAATACTGCTCCCTATCAGAATAATATCGGTGTGCTCGGCATCCGCAAGCAGCTTGATCGCATGCGCTCACGTATGCTCGATCGTCAGTTCGAGTTCTTGCTTAAACCCGGCGACTGGGAGCCTGACCTGACCGGTCACGTGGCGAATGACCTTCCCGCCCTTCTCGAAAGCTGGATCGGACACGATAAGGCGATCACCGTCCTCGATCTTTCGGGCATTCCGACTGCCGTTCTCCTTGATTTAATTGGCGCGATTCTGTCGATTATCTATGAGGCACTCTTTTGGGGTCGCGCGCACGACGGGGGTGGTCGAAAGCGACCCCAGCTAGTCGTTATGGAAGAAGCGCACCGATATCTTGGTCGGGAAGCTGACAACCCTGCGCGCGAGATGGTCCAGCGGATCGCGAAGGAGGGGCGCAAGTTCGGCATCGGTGCGATGATCGTCAGCCAGCGTCCTTCGGAGATTGATGACACCATTCTGTCCCAATGTGGCACCTTCATTGCGTTGCGCCTCACCAACTCCACTGACCGCAGCAAGGTGCAGGCCGCGTTGCCCGATAACCTAAGCGGTATTGCCGACAGCCTCTCGGTTCTACGAACAGGAGAAGCCATCATAACCGGCGAAGCTGCGCGACTGCCAGTGCGCTGCCGCATTACCCTGCCACCCAAAGACCGTCGCCCGGACAGCGAAGACCCGCTCGTCGCAGAGAGCTGGAAGCGCCCTCGGGGCACTGAGGATTATGATCAGCTTGTTGCAGTATGGCGTGCACAGGATCCGAAGTGGAAGCCGCCAGAGAAGAGCGAGAACGAGGGGGAAAACTGA